One stretch of Nitrospira sp. SG-bin1 DNA includes these proteins:
- a CDS encoding UDP-4-amino-4,6-dideoxy-N-acetyl-beta-L-altrosamine transaminase gives MKDFLPFHRSDVGEEEVSEVLEVLRSGWLTTGPKVREFEREFAAMVGAEHAVAVNSCTAALHLALEAAGVSEGDEVLVPTMTFAATAEVVTYFKARPVLIDCEQDTLNLDTGRLRQAITDKTKAIIPVHFAGHPCDLKPIHAIAQAHNLHVIEDAAHALPARYHGKMIGGISDATCFSFYATKNITTGEGGMVTTNNGEWAARMRMMSLHGLSRDAWNRYSAQGSWYYEILSPGFKYNLTDIAAALGLAQLKKCERFWKGRERYAAMYHDGFRDLPEILCPPTASHAQHAWHLYVIQLDVDRLRVSRDEFIHQLQQAGIGCSVHFIPLHLHPYHRDKGGYQPEDFPAASRAFQRIVSLPLYSKMTEDEVNRVIETVRDLVERNRR, from the coding sequence ATGAAAGACTTTTTACCTTTTCATAGGTCTGATGTTGGCGAGGAAGAGGTATCGGAAGTGTTGGAAGTTCTCCGTTCCGGCTGGTTGACGACGGGTCCCAAGGTGCGGGAATTTGAGCGTGAATTTGCCGCAATGGTGGGGGCGGAACATGCCGTCGCGGTTAATTCCTGTACCGCCGCTCTTCATCTTGCCCTTGAAGCGGCTGGTGTGAGTGAGGGAGATGAGGTCTTGGTTCCGACGATGACCTTTGCTGCCACGGCCGAGGTGGTCACCTACTTCAAGGCACGCCCTGTTCTGATCGATTGCGAACAAGACACGTTGAATCTGGATACAGGTCGCCTCCGACAGGCCATCACTGATAAAACGAAAGCGATCATTCCCGTTCATTTTGCCGGGCACCCATGCGACTTGAAGCCTATCCATGCGATCGCACAGGCACATAATCTCCATGTGATCGAAGACGCGGCACATGCCTTGCCGGCTCGATATCATGGCAAAATGATCGGTGGAATTTCTGACGCGACGTGTTTTTCATTCTATGCCACAAAGAATATCACTACCGGCGAAGGCGGAATGGTCACCACGAATAATGGTGAGTGGGCCGCTCGCATGCGGATGATGAGTCTGCACGGTCTCAGTCGGGATGCCTGGAATCGCTACTCCGCGCAAGGCTCCTGGTATTATGAAATACTCTCACCTGGTTTTAAGTACAATCTGACTGATATCGCTGCGGCGCTTGGTTTGGCCCAGCTGAAGAAGTGTGAACGTTTTTGGAAAGGGCGGGAACGGTATGCCGCCATGTACCATGATGGCTTCCGAGATCTTCCTGAGATACTATGCCCCCCAACCGCTTCTCATGCCCAGCACGCGTGGCATTTGTATGTCATCCAATTGGACGTGGATCGTCTGCGGGTTAGTCGCGATGAATTTATTCATCAACTGCAGCAAGCCGGTATCGGTTGCAGCGTGCATTTTATCCCCCTCCATTTACATCCCTACCATCGAGACAAGGGAGGGTACCAGCCCGAAGATTTCCCGGCTGCCAGCAGGGCATTCCAACGGATTGTTTCCTTACCGCTGTACTCCAAGATGACGGAGGACGAGGTGAATCGTGTGATCGAGACCGTGCGTGATCTGGTCGAGAGGAATCGGCGGTGA